The Novosphingobium pentaromativorans US6-1 genome window below encodes:
- a CDS encoding Rrf2 family transcriptional regulator: MKLTLFTDYAMRTLLYLGARPERLCSIGEVAQAYRISQNHLMKVVVELVRSGHVESVRGRSGGIRLGMPPEQINIGAVVRRTEDGFDLVDCGSCVVAPACGLTGVLREALGAFMAVLDRYTLADLLAKRGDIAAIFDRQEVGALQGPPVRKRSRQLALEKEA; this comes from the coding sequence GTGAAACTTACCCTCTTCACAGATTATGCCATGCGCACACTGCTCTATCTAGGCGCCCGGCCTGAACGGCTCTGTTCGATCGGTGAGGTGGCGCAGGCCTACCGGATCTCACAGAACCACCTGATGAAAGTGGTCGTTGAACTGGTGCGAAGCGGTCATGTCGAGAGTGTGCGTGGACGGTCCGGGGGCATTCGCCTGGGTATGCCACCAGAGCAGATCAATATCGGCGCGGTCGTTCGTCGCACAGAAGATGGCTTCGATCTTGTCGATTGCGGAAGCTGCGTTGTCGCTCCGGCCTGCGGCCTTACGGGCGTGTTAAGGGAAGCACTCGGTGCGTTCATGGCGGTGCTTGACCGCTATACGCTCGCCGACCTGCTTGCCAAACGAGGAGATATCGCAGCGATCTTCGATCGCCAGGAGGTCGGCGCTCTTCAGGGGCCCCCTGTCCGAAAGCGCAGTCGGCAACTGGCATTGGAAAAGGAGGCCTGA
- a CDS encoding Tn3 family transposase, which produces MARRRLLTGDERRRLFDPPVQETAIIGHYTLSAEDVELVGRRYGPANRLGLAAQIALMRHPGFGLQPEIGLPDVILQYLAAQLFVDPSSFSAYGQRAQTRTDHADLVARYLGIRPFRRGDLALALNLAAQAAEYTDRGEPIVRALMVGLKGERFILPSGDTLERAGLAGRARARKAAAAAIVEGLSSAELTRLDELVINNPDFGMTPLAWLRNFEEAPTAANINGLLERLRYVRGIGIHPVVGGAIPEFRFAQFVREGGVAPAFLLSDYSVNRRRATLTAAVIDLEARLADAAIQMFDRLIGGMFTRARRGRERRYQDSIQSVGQLMRLFGATITALDEAVQNGGDPLELIDEAVGWHRLVAAKAQVDALADLAGEDALVTATERYATLRRFSPAFLDAFTFKASGTGTALIKAIDVIRDANTRKSRDLPDGVPLPFPNRQWKRLITESGRIDRRRYEIAIMATLRDRLRAGDVWIEGTRNYQRFDAYLLGRRDAAKVADVLPFDSNAASYLADRARNLDWRLRRFAKQLKTNKLEGVSLERDRLKLQQMPPVTPPEAEALDRKLDTLLPRVRITELLLEVAERTGFLNAFRDLRSGKEHDNPSTVLAAILADGTNLGLERMANASEGVSYAQLAWTHNWYLSPENYQAALAMIISAHHELPFARHWGAGTSSSSDGQFFRSGRSRSGAADVNAKYGAEPGVKIYSHLSDHFASFGSRIMSATAGEAPYVLDGLVLGAGNLPLHEHYTDTGGATDHVFALCHLLGFRFAPRLRDIGDRKLGSIAAPSTYKGIENLMGRTIKTAAIEADWDDIVRIVASIKDGTVAPSVILRKLAAYKRQNRLDFALAELGRIERTLFTLDWLEQPELRRACQAGLNKGEARHTLAAAIYTNRQGRFTDRSLENQEFRASGLNLLIAAISYWNTVYLDRAAQHLNAVGTTFDAALLAHLSPMGWAHISLTGDYLWEQARRLPAGEFHPLNEPMARLKRVA; this is translated from the coding sequence ATGGCACGACGCCGACTTCTGACCGGAGACGAGCGCCGGCGCCTGTTCGATCCTCCTGTCCAAGAAACCGCGATCATTGGGCATTATACCCTTTCTGCGGAAGATGTTGAATTGGTTGGGCGCCGCTATGGTCCAGCAAATCGCCTCGGTCTGGCTGCACAAATCGCTTTGATGCGACATCCCGGCTTTGGTCTGCAACCCGAGATCGGGCTTCCCGACGTCATTCTTCAGTACCTCGCGGCACAGTTATTCGTCGATCCTTCCTCCTTCTCTGCATATGGTCAGCGCGCGCAAACCCGTACCGATCATGCCGATCTCGTGGCGCGTTATCTTGGCATACGCCCGTTTCGACGCGGCGACCTGGCACTTGCCCTGAATCTTGCCGCGCAAGCCGCCGAGTATACAGACAGAGGTGAACCGATTGTTCGCGCCCTCATGGTTGGCCTGAAGGGTGAGCGGTTCATTCTTCCGTCAGGCGACACACTGGAACGCGCCGGTCTTGCTGGCCGGGCACGCGCACGCAAAGCTGCCGCAGCCGCAATCGTCGAAGGCCTCAGCTCTGCTGAACTGACACGGCTAGACGAACTCGTAATCAACAACCCGGATTTCGGCATGACACCGCTGGCGTGGTTGCGTAATTTCGAAGAAGCCCCGACTGCGGCCAATATCAATGGCTTGCTTGAGCGCCTGCGCTATGTTCGCGGCATAGGTATCCACCCGGTAGTTGGGGGCGCCATTCCGGAATTCCGCTTTGCCCAATTTGTCCGCGAGGGCGGCGTGGCACCGGCATTCCTGCTTTCGGATTACAGCGTCAATCGCAGGCGGGCGACGTTGACGGCCGCAGTGATCGACCTTGAGGCCAGACTTGCCGATGCCGCGATCCAAATGTTTGACCGACTTATCGGCGGCATGTTCACGCGCGCGCGGCGTGGGCGCGAGCGTCGCTACCAAGATAGTATTCAGTCGGTGGGGCAACTCATGCGGCTGTTTGGCGCCACGATTACAGCACTTGATGAGGCTGTCCAGAATGGCGGCGATCCGCTCGAATTGATTGACGAAGCGGTGGGCTGGCACCGGCTTGTTGCGGCAAAGGCCCAAGTAGATGCCCTTGCTGATCTTGCCGGCGAGGACGCACTGGTAACGGCAACCGAGCGTTACGCCACGCTACGGCGTTTCAGCCCGGCATTTCTGGACGCCTTCACCTTCAAGGCGTCTGGAACAGGGACGGCACTGATCAAAGCCATCGATGTCATTCGCGATGCGAACACACGAAAGTCGCGCGACCTTCCCGATGGCGTTCCACTGCCATTCCCCAATCGGCAGTGGAAGCGTCTCATCACCGAAAGCGGCCGTATCGACCGCCGACGTTATGAAATTGCGATCATGGCAACCTTGCGTGATCGTTTGCGCGCCGGTGATGTATGGATCGAGGGAACCCGCAACTATCAGCGCTTCGATGCCTATTTGCTGGGTCGGCGCGACGCCGCCAAAGTGGCGGATGTGCTTCCGTTCGATTCAAATGCTGCATCCTACCTCGCTGACCGGGCACGAAATCTTGACTGGCGGCTGCGCCGATTTGCCAAGCAGTTGAAAACAAACAAGCTTGAGGGAGTGTCGCTCGAACGAGACCGGCTCAAGCTTCAGCAAATGCCGCCTGTCACCCCACCGGAAGCTGAAGCCCTCGATCGCAAGCTCGATACCCTGCTTCCCCGCGTGCGCATCACCGAGCTGCTGCTTGAAGTCGCCGAACGCACTGGTTTTTTGAACGCATTCCGTGACCTGCGCTCAGGCAAGGAGCACGACAACCCCAGCACGGTACTCGCCGCAATTCTGGCTGATGGCACCAACCTCGGGCTGGAGCGGATGGCCAATGCCAGCGAAGGCGTCAGCTATGCCCAACTCGCATGGACCCACAACTGGTATCTTTCACCCGAGAACTATCAGGCCGCGCTGGCCATGATCATCTCAGCCCATCACGAATTACCCTTCGCGCGGCATTGGGGCGCTGGCACCAGTTCGTCGTCCGATGGCCAGTTCTTCCGGTCGGGGCGGAGCCGTTCAGGGGCGGCGGACGTCAATGCCAAATATGGCGCCGAACCTGGCGTGAAAATCTATTCTCACCTTTCCGATCACTTCGCATCATTCGGATCACGGATCATGTCCGCGACGGCAGGTGAAGCGCCTTACGTGCTCGACGGGCTTGTCCTGGGCGCCGGCAACCTTCCGTTGCATGAGCACTATACCGATACCGGCGGCGCCACCGATCATGTTTTCGCACTCTGCCACCTACTCGGGTTCCGCTTCGCGCCCCGGCTGCGCGATATTGGCGACCGCAAGCTGGGTTCGATCGCTGCGCCATCGACATACAAGGGCATCGAAAATCTGATGGGCCGCACCATCAAAACGGCAGCGATCGAGGCCGATTGGGATGACATCGTCAGGATTGTCGCCTCAATCAAGGATGGCACGGTGGCGCCGTCAGTAATCTTGCGAAAACTTGCCGCCTACAAACGCCAGAACAGGCTGGATTTTGCATTGGCTGAACTGGGCCGTATCGAGCGCACTTTGTTCACGCTCGATTGGCTTGAACAACCGGAACTGCGACGTGCCTGTCAGGCCGGTCTCAACAAAGGCGAGGCGAGGCACACGCTTGCCGCCGCCATCTATACCAACCGGCAGGGTCGGTTCACCGATCGCTCGCTGGAAAATCAGGAATTTCGCGCATCTGGGCTGAACCTGCTGATTGCGGCGATTTCCTACTGGAACACGGTCTATCTCGACCGGGCCGCCCAGCACCTCAACGCTGTCGGCACGACGTTCGATGCGGCACTGCTTGCGCACCTTTCTCCGATGGGCTGGGCGCACATCAGTCTGACCGGCGATTACCTCTGGGAGCAGGCCAGGCGACTTCCAGCAGGTGAATTCCACCCACTCAACGAGCCAATGGCGCGGTTGAAGCGTGTAGCGTAG
- a CDS encoding copper resistance protein B translates to MAQVRATQRRAHGGGTYSQVIVDIAEYRAIGDDGGYAWKAEAWYGGDINRAVLKTEGDGRFRGDLNGAEVEALYSRAIDPYWNLQAGLRYDFEPSRAYAAIGVEGLAPYWFELESAVFLSDRGHIFVRAGGYHDMRVTQRLIIQPRAEINLSAQDIPSDRIGAGLSSVELGVRLRYEFTREFAPYVGVHWERSFANTADFARADGRDVSNASFVAGVRFWF, encoded by the coding sequence ATGGCGCAGGTTCGCGCGACGCAGCGGCGGGCGCATGGTGGTGGCACCTATAGCCAGGTCATCGTCGACATCGCCGAATATCGTGCGATCGGAGACGATGGCGGCTATGCGTGGAAAGCTGAAGCCTGGTATGGTGGTGACATAAACCGGGCGGTGCTGAAGACGGAAGGCGATGGCCGCTTTCGCGGCGATCTCAATGGTGCGGAGGTCGAAGCGCTCTATAGCCGCGCCATTGATCCCTACTGGAATCTGCAAGCCGGGCTACGCTATGATTTCGAACCATCGCGCGCCTATGCGGCGATCGGCGTCGAAGGTCTCGCGCCTTACTGGTTTGAGCTGGAAAGCGCGGTTTTCCTCTCCGATCGGGGTCACATATTTGTGCGCGCAGGCGGCTACCACGATATGCGCGTTACGCAGCGGCTGATTATTCAGCCGCGCGCCGAGATCAATCTGTCCGCACAGGACATCCCAAGCGATCGCATTGGTGCGGGCCTGTCCAGCGTCGAGCTTGGCGTCCGGTTGCGCTATGAGTTCACGCGCGAGTTCGCACCCTATGTCGGGGTCCATTGGGAGCGCAGCTTTGCCAACACCGCTGATTTTGCGCGCGCCGACGGACGCGACGTCAGCAACGCAAGCTTCGTCGCGGGCGTGCGCTTCTGGTTCTGA
- a CDS encoding nitric-oxide reductase large subunit, with product MSNTRKLWIWLFALLATSFAVLLLVGRDISIQAPPLPERVVTQSGQTLFTRADMQLGRQVWQSMGGMQLGSIWGHGGYVAPDWSADWLHRESIALLDLWARRDFGQGYDNLGPEQQAGLQRRLQTEMRTNSYDPQTEAITVSDDRAAAINTVAGHYVSLFGNDPATAELRENYAMKNNTVPDEAYRTAMTRFFWWTAWAATTERPERETTYTNNWPSEPLVGNRPPSTTFIWSAFSVTFLLAGIALLGWHHAMTHGRRETPHDLPASDPLRDVVVTPSMRATAKYFWVVLALFLVQIFLGAMTAHYQVEGQLVYGYEAAEILPYSITRTWHTQLAVLWIATAWLGTGLYMAPAISGYEPRFQAFGVNILWACLLIIVIGSFAGQWLAVMQKLGLERNFWFGHQGFEYVDMGRFWQWFLFIGLMIWLVLVGRALWPALRTNSESKHITMLFFLSTVAIGLFYGAALLWNEHSALSMIEYWRWWVVHLWVEGFFEVFATAVIAFLFTRLGLIPIPTATVAVLFATIIFMAGGVLGTLHHLYFVGTSISVLALGASFSALEVVPLAYIGYEGYAHWKLSSATPWMQRYKWPVRFFLAVSFWNLVGAGLFGFLINPPLSLYYMQGLNLTPLHGHTALFGVYGMLGVGLVLFCLRGMLPNLVWDERALRISFWCFNIGLALMALLTLLPLGTIQLIAAIDKGYWYARSAEFMQQPLVDLLVWMRVPGDVVFSIGALALAWFVASLWLRPRREPDALPTAHEEKTETHAARSN from the coding sequence ATGAGCAATACGCGCAAACTCTGGATTTGGCTCTTCGCATTGCTTGCGACATCGTTCGCCGTTCTGCTGCTGGTGGGGCGCGATATCAGCATTCAGGCACCCCCATTGCCCGAACGCGTAGTCACGCAAAGCGGCCAGACCTTGTTTACACGCGCCGACATGCAGCTCGGCCGGCAGGTCTGGCAATCGATGGGCGGCATGCAGCTCGGCTCGATATGGGGGCATGGGGGTTATGTTGCTCCGGACTGGTCGGCCGATTGGCTGCATCGCGAGTCGATCGCGCTTCTCGACCTGTGGGCGCGGCGCGATTTCGGACAGGGCTATGACAACCTTGGTCCGGAGCAACAGGCGGGCCTCCAGCGGCGCCTGCAGACCGAGATGCGCACCAACAGTTACGACCCGCAGACGGAAGCGATCACGGTCAGCGATGACCGCGCGGCAGCGATCAATACCGTCGCTGGTCATTATGTCAGCCTTTTCGGCAATGACCCGGCAACCGCAGAGTTGCGCGAAAACTATGCGATGAAGAACAACACGGTTCCGGACGAAGCCTACCGCACCGCGATGACCCGCTTCTTCTGGTGGACCGCTTGGGCCGCAACCACTGAACGGCCTGAGCGCGAGACAACCTACACCAACAATTGGCCAAGCGAACCCTTGGTCGGCAACCGGCCACCTTCTACAACTTTCATCTGGTCTGCGTTTAGCGTCACTTTCCTGCTCGCCGGCATCGCGCTGCTGGGCTGGCATCATGCAATGACGCATGGCCGCCGGGAAACCCCGCATGACTTACCCGCGAGTGATCCGCTGCGCGACGTCGTGGTAACGCCATCGATGCGCGCGACCGCCAAATATTTCTGGGTCGTACTCGCGCTGTTCCTGGTGCAAATCTTCCTGGGCGCAATGACGGCGCACTATCAGGTCGAGGGCCAACTTGTTTACGGTTATGAGGCGGCAGAGATCCTGCCCTATTCGATCACCCGGACCTGGCATACCCAGCTCGCTGTGCTGTGGATCGCGACCGCCTGGCTGGGTACGGGCCTCTATATGGCCCCCGCCATTTCCGGCTACGAACCCCGATTCCAGGCGTTTGGCGTCAACATCCTCTGGGCCTGCCTCCTTATCATTGTCATCGGTTCCTTCGCCGGGCAATGGCTGGCAGTAATGCAGAAATTGGGCCTGGAGCGGAACTTCTGGTTCGGGCACCAGGGCTTTGAATATGTCGACATGGGCCGGTTCTGGCAATGGTTCCTATTCATTGGCCTGATGATCTGGCTCGTGCTGGTGGGTCGCGCACTCTGGCCGGCGCTTCGGACGAACTCCGAATCCAAGCACATCACCATGCTCTTCTTCCTGTCCACCGTCGCCATCGGCCTGTTCTATGGCGCAGCCCTCCTGTGGAACGAGCACAGCGCACTTTCTATGATCGAATATTGGCGCTGGTGGGTGGTTCATCTGTGGGTCGAGGGCTTCTTCGAGGTCTTTGCGACCGCAGTGATCGCCTTCCTTTTCACCCGCCTCGGTCTGATACCGATCCCGACAGCGACGGTCGCGGTGCTGTTCGCCACGATCATCTTCATGGCTGGCGGCGTTCTCGGCACCCTCCATCACCTCTATTTTGTCGGCACCTCGATCTCGGTGCTTGCGCTCGGCGCCAGCTTCTCGGCGCTGGAAGTCGTACCGCTGGCCTATATCGGCTATGAGGGCTATGCGCACTGGAAGCTGAGCAGCGCCACGCCCTGGATGCAGCGCTACAAATGGCCAGTCAGGTTCTTCCTTGCCGTGTCCTTCTGGAACCTGGTGGGTGCCGGCCTGTTCGGTTTCCTCATCAATCCTCCGCTCTCCCTGTACTACATGCAAGGGCTCAACCTGACCCCGCTGCACGGCCACACCGCCCTGTTCGGCGTTTACGGCATGCTCGGTGTCGGACTGGTTCTGTTCTGTCTGCGGGGAATGTTGCCCAATCTGGTCTGGGACGAGCGGGCGCTGAGAATCAGCTTTTGGTGCTTCAACATCGGCTTGGCCCTAATGGCCCTACTGACTCTCCTGCCACTCGGGACCATCCAGCTTATCGCTGCGATCGACAAGGGGTATTGGTATGCGCGCTCCGCAGAGTTCATGCAGCAACCGCTGGTCGACCTCCTCGTCTGGATGCGTGTTCCAGGGGACGTCGTTTTCTCGATCGGCGCGCTCGCGCTTGCTTGGTTCGTGGCCAGCCTATGGCTACGGCCAAGGCGCGAACCGGACGCGTTGCCAACAGCGCACGAGGAAAAAACAGAAACGCACGCTGCGCGATCCAACTGA
- a CDS encoding universal stress protein — protein MRVSSAFDRLARGNAIDTQWCDGISHPSAAILDHALLADLVIMSVPPASSFAHADPLEIAARSGAPVLRLGSNFETTSFQKILIGWMDSREARCALRAALPFLQRAGEVVLAGVGEGVSSARLAEAGEYLSIREVGAQILHIESSETAARTVLADLARRENFHLVVAGARFHGLWRERLFGGVTRDFIAVPNINWLLAT, from the coding sequence GTGCGCGTTTCGTCTGCCTTCGATCGCCTCGCGCGAGGGAATGCCATTGATACCCAATGGTGCGACGGCATCTCGCATCCGAGCGCCGCAATTCTGGACCATGCGTTGCTTGCGGATCTCGTGATCATGAGCGTGCCGCCCGCATCGAGCTTCGCGCATGCCGATCCTCTGGAGATCGCGGCCCGGTCGGGTGCGCCGGTTCTAAGGCTCGGATCGAATTTCGAGACAACCTCATTTCAAAAGATTCTGATCGGATGGATGGACAGCCGCGAAGCACGTTGCGCCCTTCGCGCGGCTCTTCCTTTCCTTCAACGCGCCGGAGAAGTTGTTCTGGCGGGGGTCGGGGAAGGTGTCTCCTCCGCGCGCCTTGCCGAAGCTGGGGAGTATCTATCGATCCGTGAGGTGGGCGCTCAAATCTTGCACATAGAGAGCAGCGAGACGGCTGCGAGAACGGTATTGGCAGACCTTGCCCGTCGTGAAAATTTCCATCTGGTTGTTGCAGGCGCTCGATTCCATGGTCTCTGGAGAGAGAGATTATTTGGTGGAGTGACCCGAGACTTTATCGCAGTTCCGAACATAAACTGGCTTCTAGCCACGTAG
- a CDS encoding copper resistance system multicopper oxidase: MTQSYLDRRAVLRGATLMGSGVALAGWLPAWAQPVSAGIAPDMPVLSGEEIAIRIAHQPVTIDGRTSHGIAMNGTIPAPLIRLREGQNVRIAVTNALDEDSSVHWHGLILPAEMDGVPGISFPGIRPNETFVYEFPIVQSGTYWYHSHSGLQEQLGHYGPIIIDPAGEDPVRSDREHVIVLSDYSATHPHVIFRKLKQQGGYFNRRRQTLAGLLAGRDQTLRERLRWGAMRMDPTDVADVTGAAYTYLVNGHGPADNWTGLFRPGERVRLRVINAAAMTIFNFRIPGLKLTIVQADGQNVRPVAANELQITVAETYDVIVEPVEDRPYTIVAEASDRSGMGCATLAPRAGMSAQIPLPRERPILTMTDMGMSAMDHGALNDDSRAGDGGHAGHGAAVSATATPQGSHAMRDFSNVPNVARTPAVQSIAPMPIDRTGEPGIGLDDVGHDVLTYRHLMALDRNPDVRAPSRSLQIHLTGNMERYMWAFDGVTFNALTAPIPFRQDERVRITLINDTMMAHPIHLHGHFFELVTGHGSYAPRKHTVNVLPGGSVTLDVTTDALGDWAFHCHLLYHMHAGMMHVVAVRAKGTG, from the coding sequence ATGACGCAATCATATCTGGACAGGCGCGCCGTTCTGCGCGGCGCGACCCTGATGGGCTCCGGCGTCGCCCTGGCAGGCTGGTTGCCGGCATGGGCGCAGCCGGTCTCAGCCGGCATCGCACCTGACATGCCCGTGCTGAGCGGCGAGGAGATCGCCATCCGCATCGCGCATCAGCCTGTCACGATCGATGGACGCACCAGCCATGGAATCGCCATGAACGGGACAATCCCGGCGCCGTTGATCCGCCTGCGTGAAGGCCAGAATGTGCGCATCGCCGTCACTAACGCGCTCGACGAGGACAGCTCCGTTCACTGGCACGGCCTCATCCTCCCCGCGGAGATGGACGGCGTGCCGGGGATCAGCTTTCCCGGTATTCGGCCCAATGAAACCTTCGTTTACGAGTTCCCGATCGTTCAGTCGGGCACCTATTGGTATCACAGCCATTCAGGGTTGCAGGAACAGCTTGGCCATTATGGGCCAATCATTATCGACCCGGCAGGCGAAGATCCGGTGCGTTCCGATCGTGAGCATGTGATCGTGCTCTCGGACTATAGCGCGACGCATCCGCATGTGATCTTCCGCAAGCTCAAGCAGCAGGGAGGTTATTTCAACCGCCGCCGACAGACGCTTGCGGGCCTGCTCGCCGGTCGCGATCAGACGCTTCGCGAGCGCCTGCGATGGGGTGCGATGCGGATGGACCCGACCGACGTCGCCGATGTCACCGGCGCGGCCTACACTTATCTCGTCAACGGCCACGGCCCTGCCGACAACTGGACGGGTCTCTTTCGCCCCGGAGAGCGGGTGCGCCTGCGCGTAATCAACGCGGCGGCGATGACGATCTTCAATTTCCGCATCCCCGGTCTCAAGCTCACCATCGTCCAGGCCGACGGGCAGAATGTGCGGCCGGTGGCGGCGAACGAATTGCAGATCACGGTGGCCGAGACTTACGACGTGATCGTCGAGCCGGTGGAGGATCGCCCCTATACGATCGTCGCCGAGGCAAGCGACCGCTCGGGCATGGGCTGCGCCACGCTGGCACCGCGCGCGGGCATGAGCGCGCAGATTCCGCTCCCGCGCGAGCGCCCGATCCTCACCATGACCGACATGGGCATGAGCGCTATGGATCATGGCGCGCTGAACGACGATTCGCGCGCCGGGGATGGCGGCCATGCAGGTCACGGCGCGGCGGTCTCAGCCACCGCCACGCCGCAAGGCTCACATGCGATGCGCGATTTCTCGAACGTGCCCAATGTTGCGCGCACGCCGGCAGTGCAGTCGATCGCGCCGATGCCAATCGACCGCACCGGCGAACCGGGGATCGGGCTTGATGATGTCGGCCATGACGTGCTGACCTATCGTCACCTGATGGCGCTCGACCGCAATCCTGACGTCAGGGCACCGAGCCGCAGTCTCCAGATCCATCTTACCGGCAACATGGAACGCTATATGTGGGCGTTCGACGGGGTGACTTTTAACGCGCTCACCGCGCCGATCCCGTTTCGTCAGGATGAGCGTGTGCGTATCACGCTGATCAATGACACGATGATGGCGCATCCGATCCACCTGCACGGCCATTTCTTCGAACTGGTGACGGGACACGGTTCGTATGCTCCGCGCAAGCACACGGTCAACGTCTTGCCGGGTGGATCGGTGACGCTCGATGTCACGACCGACGCGCTTGGTGATTGGGCGTTCCATTGCCATCTGCTCTATCACATGCACGCAGGGATGATGCACGTCGTCGCAGTGCGTGCGAAAGGGACTGGTTGA
- a CDS encoding TonB-dependent receptor plug domain-containing protein, translated as MLGASGQAFAQEATALPDIDIDSEVVQGETAAGAQRIDRSDLRARQSSSSDTAKLLQSVPGVSGFSAGGFSTLPVIRGLESQRLGVTVDGVTIMSACPNDMNPPLSYTDPQTVQSIGVITGVSPVSSGGDSIGGIIAVETAPPQFARSGETLLTGEASAFYRSNGDGFGGAMSLTMANDVLSLTYNGSYTQADNFEGGGSHGTVRSSEFAKTDHSLNLAAQTDIGLFELKGGYHFSPYEGFPNQYMDMTSNKSWFLNGHYAGAFDWGDLDVRAHYRNTDHEMNFLADKGGTANGGMPMNTETRSAGYNVKVDILLGNAGTLRVGNEFQHQWLNDYWPAVAGSMMMGPDPYINVNGAKRDRLGTYVEWEKNWSSVTAIAGIRNDQLWMNAGEVQPYGTGMMQMADVMAATAFNAASRRRHDSNWSASALLRYDLSKIASLELGYARKARSPNIYERYTWGRGSMSSSMIGWFGDGNGYVGNLDLKPEKADTLSATLTFKGGGETGWSVRISPYYTHVTDYIDVVKLKDFTDMMGMPTGFAQLQFANQDAEIYGIDVSGAVPLWSSERFGKTRLNAKASWLRGRNISDGASLYHQMPFKASPQGLFARQRFLGHKRNMGYATRFNRAIGSLSGWNSPAGSRLACSQR; from the coding sequence TTGCTAGGCGCTTCAGGTCAGGCATTTGCCCAGGAAGCAACGGCGCTTCCCGACATCGACATCGATTCCGAAGTCGTTCAGGGCGAGACGGCAGCGGGAGCCCAACGCATCGACCGTTCGGATCTGCGAGCGCGCCAGAGCAGTTCGAGCGATACCGCAAAGCTCCTGCAATCGGTTCCCGGCGTCAGCGGCTTCTCGGCGGGGGGCTTTTCGACGCTGCCGGTCATCAGGGGGCTCGAATCACAGCGCCTCGGTGTCACGGTCGATGGCGTCACCATCATGTCCGCATGCCCCAACGACATGAATCCGCCGCTCTCGTACACCGACCCACAGACCGTGCAGTCGATCGGCGTCATCACCGGCGTCTCGCCTGTCAGTTCTGGCGGCGACAGCATCGGCGGGATCATCGCGGTCGAAACCGCGCCGCCGCAGTTCGCGCGCTCGGGAGAAACGCTCCTCACCGGAGAAGCCTCCGCCTTTTACCGGAGCAACGGCGATGGCTTTGGTGGCGCCATGTCGCTCACCATGGCTAATGATGTGCTCAGCCTCACCTATAACGGCTCCTATACCCAAGCCGATAATTTTGAAGGGGGCGGCTCACACGGCACGGTGCGTTCGTCCGAGTTCGCCAAGACCGACCATAGCCTCAACCTCGCCGCGCAGACGGATATCGGATTGTTCGAGCTCAAGGGCGGCTATCATTTCTCGCCCTATGAGGGCTTTCCCAACCAGTATATGGACATGACCTCCAACAAGAGCTGGTTCCTCAACGGGCATTATGCCGGGGCCTTCGATTGGGGCGACCTCGATGTGCGAGCTCATTATCGTAACACCGATCATGAAATGAATTTCCTGGCCGACAAGGGCGGGACCGCGAACGGCGGCATGCCCATGAACACCGAAACCCGCTCGGCCGGCTATAATGTGAAGGTGGATATTCTGCTCGGCAATGCCGGCACGCTGCGGGTCGGCAACGAATTCCAGCACCAGTGGCTAAACGATTACTGGCCTGCGGTCGCGGGCAGCATGATGATGGGGCCTGACCCCTATATCAACGTCAACGGTGCGAAGCGCGACCGGCTTGGGACCTATGTGGAGTGGGAAAAGAACTGGTCCAGCGTGACGGCAATTGCGGGGATCCGCAACGATCAGCTATGGATGAACGCTGGCGAGGTCCAGCCTTATGGCACGGGCATGATGCAGATGGCCGACGTCATGGCCGCCACTGCCTTCAACGCGGCCAGCCGCCGCCGGCACGACAGCAACTGGAGCGCCTCGGCGCTGCTGCGCTACGACTTGTCGAAGATCGCCAGCCTTGAGCTTGGCTATGCCCGCAAGGCGCGCTCGCCGAACATCTACGAGCGCTACACCTGGGGCCGGGGCAGCATGTCGAGCAGCATGATCGGCTGGTTCGGCGACGGCAACGGTTATGTCGGCAATCTCGATCTCAAACCGGAAAAGGCCGATACGCTGAGCGCGACCCTTACCTTCAAGGGGGGCGGCGAGACGGGTTGGTCGGTAAGAATCTCGCCCTATTACACCCATGTGACGGACTATATCGACGTCGTGAAGCTGAAGGATTTCACCGACATGATGGGCATGCCAACGGGCTTCGCGCAGTTGCAATTCGCCAATCAGGACGCGGAAATCTATGGAATCGACGTGTCCGGCGCGGTGCCGCTCTGGTCGAGCGAGCGCTTCGGCAAGACCAGGCTGAACGCCAAGGCGAGTTGGCTGCGTGGCCGGAATATTAGTGATGGTGCGTCGCTCTATCACCAGATGCCCTTCAAGGCGTCACCTCAAGGTTTGTTCGCCAGACAACGATTTCTCGGACATAAGCGGAACATGGGCTACGCTACACGCTTCAACCGCGCCATTGGCTCGTTGAGTGGGTGGAATTCACCTGCTGGAAGTCGCCTGGCCTGCTCCCAGAGGTAA